One Turneriella parva DSM 21527 genomic region harbors:
- a CDS encoding metal-dependent hydrolase: MKDTREFMAAEAVKMNGAAVGIPTRNLQFKHPDEVPRYFAYNGSVVGTTLKAVFSAIFPPGERYFVESVRHFRDQVKDPVLKAKITGFIGQEAMHGREHEELNEWFEKRGFDMAFPEAQIKFSLWLCERFSPSQQLAITTLAEHFTAHLAEEWLTHEEFRGSTHAEMLKLWTWHGIEELEHKEVAYDLLQQVSENEHLERILAVPIIVTCMVPGILTSWAYLIAREGKLFDVQRNLSDLWALFKPGGFLTNVLVQMPQFLMKDFHPNQRDTRALVERYRQEYFSEKGTVAEEFKNRKAVAG; encoded by the coding sequence ATGAAAGATACCCGCGAATTCATGGCTGCTGAGGCCGTCAAAATGAACGGCGCCGCCGTGGGCATACCCACGCGCAACCTGCAGTTTAAACACCCCGATGAAGTGCCGCGCTATTTTGCCTACAACGGCAGCGTGGTTGGTACAACACTGAAAGCAGTGTTCTCGGCGATCTTTCCCCCGGGTGAGCGCTACTTCGTCGAATCGGTGCGGCACTTTCGCGACCAGGTGAAAGACCCGGTGCTCAAGGCAAAGATCACCGGTTTCATTGGCCAGGAAGCGATGCACGGCCGCGAGCACGAGGAGCTCAACGAGTGGTTCGAAAAGCGCGGTTTCGACATGGCATTTCCCGAAGCGCAGATCAAGTTCAGCCTGTGGTTGTGCGAACGGTTTTCCCCTTCGCAGCAGCTCGCGATCACGACGCTCGCCGAACATTTCACCGCGCACCTTGCTGAAGAATGGCTGACGCACGAAGAGTTTCGCGGCAGCACGCACGCAGAAATGCTCAAGCTGTGGACCTGGCATGGTATCGAAGAGCTCGAGCACAAAGAAGTCGCGTACGATTTGCTGCAACAGGTAAGCGAGAACGAACACCTCGAGCGCATTCTCGCGGTGCCGATCATCGTTACCTGCATGGTGCCGGGAATCCTCACGTCATGGGCATACCTCATCGCGCGCGAAGGCAAACTCTTCGACGTGCAGCGCAACCTGAGCGACCTATGGGCACTCTTCAAGCCCGGCGGCTTTCTGACGAACGTGCTCGTGCAGATGCCGCAATTTCTGATGAAGGATTTTCACCCCAACCAGCGTGACACGCGCGCACTGGTGGAGCGTTATCGCCAGGAGTACTTTTCGGAGAAGGGGACTGTGGCTGAGGAATTTAAGAATCGTAAGGCAGTAGCTGGGTAA